A genome region from Dolichospermum compactum NIES-806 includes the following:
- a CDS encoding FeoA family protein — translation MVKNHLGLLQPGQIATISQLHSEPGLHQRLLAMGFRTGRQVVMLRRGWLSGPLHVRIGTTEVMLRCREAREIEVTNVSVKA, via the coding sequence ATGGTAAAAAATCATCTCGGCTTGTTACAGCCTGGTCAAATTGCCACAATTTCCCAATTGCATAGTGAACCTGGATTACACCAACGCCTTCTAGCAATGGGTTTCCGCACCGGTAGACAAGTTGTGATGCTACGTCGGGGATGGCTTTCTGGACCACTTCATGTTCGCATTGGCACAACAGAAGTGATGCTACGTTGTCGGGAAGCTAGAGAAATAGAAGTTACAAATGTGAGTGTAAAAGCATGA
- the feoB gene encoding ferrous iron transport protein B, with amino-acid sequence MTIKQIAVLGMPNTGKSTFFNRFTGANASIGNWPGMTVDLMMAKIKLGEEEAEVVDLPGIYDLRGFSEDEAVVRRFLESTPVHLIIIILNATQIDRQISLALQIKHLHLPAVLLLNMADEAPKFGVKVEPDKIAKHLGIPVLPISAKYGNGYDEAVKAIAHSLQQQEEAITAGSLEQCSACDSKITSEMSSLLQDAVYTPAQVQENLTTRLDRILLHPVFGLPLFFATMFLMFQVVYALGTPMQEFLGNILDWFKVAALEPLLGGLPPFLKGFLIDGIYGGMGTVAAFIPVILLFFFCMAIVEDSGYLSRSAFLMDAFMERLGLDGRSFVMSLMGFGCNVPAIMGTRVMRSPGLRMLSMLVIPFSLCSARLNVFIFMTTALFSPHIAPVVLFSLYLFSFVAAILTAFLFRGRYPNKEPLVLELPPYRFPTIKQMWLRAWGEIRHFLKWSNRFIIFGVVAIWLLNNLPFGVPIASSQTLSGMIGQATQPLLAPIGINPQLAVALIFGFIAKEIVLGGLAVIYGKSEGADLMGAIAHQIDWVQAYSFMLFTLLYVPCLSTVAVLKSESKSWKFAVISVAWSVGLAWVTSFIFYQSARALGF; translated from the coding sequence ATGACTATCAAACAGATTGCGGTTTTAGGAATGCCAAACACTGGCAAATCCACATTTTTTAACCGTTTTACAGGCGCTAATGCTAGTATCGGCAACTGGCCAGGGATGACAGTAGATTTGATGATGGCAAAAATCAAACTTGGTGAGGAAGAAGCCGAGGTAGTAGATTTGCCGGGAATTTACGATTTACGGGGTTTTTCGGAAGATGAGGCTGTGGTGCGGCGGTTTCTGGAAAGTACACCAGTACATTTAATAATAATAATTCTCAATGCTACTCAAATTGACCGCCAAATTAGTCTAGCTTTACAGATAAAACATTTACATCTTCCCGCAGTATTATTACTGAATATGGCAGATGAAGCCCCAAAATTTGGGGTAAAAGTTGAGCCTGATAAAATAGCCAAGCATCTGGGAATACCAGTATTGCCCATTAGTGCTAAGTATGGTAATGGTTATGATGAAGCAGTAAAAGCGATCGCTCATAGTCTCCAGCAACAGGAAGAAGCAATCACAGCAGGTTCTTTAGAACAGTGTTCTGCGTGCGATAGTAAAATCACCTCAGAAATGAGCAGTTTATTACAAGATGCAGTTTATACTCCAGCACAAGTTCAGGAAAACCTAACAACACGCTTAGATAGAATTCTCTTACATCCAGTTTTCGGCTTACCGCTGTTTTTTGCAACCATGTTTTTGATGTTCCAGGTAGTATATGCCTTGGGAACACCTATGCAAGAGTTTTTGGGAAATATCCTGGACTGGTTTAAAGTAGCAGCATTAGAACCACTATTAGGGGGTTTACCACCGTTTTTGAAAGGTTTCCTAATTGACGGTATTTATGGTGGTATGGGAACAGTTGCGGCTTTTATCCCCGTAATTTTGTTATTTTTCTTCTGCATGGCTATTGTTGAGGATAGCGGATATTTATCACGCTCGGCATTTTTGATGGATGCTTTTATGGAACGACTGGGATTAGATGGTCGTTCTTTTGTGATGTCATTAATGGGATTTGGCTGTAATGTTCCCGCAATTATGGGGACAAGAGTCATGCGTTCCCCTGGTTTGCGAATGCTTTCCATGCTCGTCATTCCCTTTTCTTTGTGTTCAGCGCGACTGAATGTATTTATTTTCATGACTACAGCTTTATTTTCTCCTCACATTGCACCTGTAGTTTTATTTAGTTTGTATTTATTTAGTTTTGTCGCAGCTATCTTGACGGCATTTTTGTTTAGAGGCAGATATCCGAATAAAGAACCATTGGTATTAGAATTACCACCTTATCGCTTTCCCACCATCAAGCAAATGTGGTTACGTGCTTGGGGAGAAATTAGGCATTTTTTAAAGTGGTCAAATCGGTTTATTATCTTTGGTGTGGTGGCTATTTGGTTATTAAATAATTTGCCTTTTGGTGTCCCAATTGCCAGTTCCCAAACATTATCAGGAATGATTGGTCAAGCCACACAACCATTATTAGCACCCATTGGAATTAATCCTCAATTGGCTGTGGCACTGATTTTTGGCTTTATTGCTAAAGAAATTGTTTTAGGTGGTTTAGCGGTCATTTATGGTAAGTCTGAGGGGGCAGATTTAATGGGTGCGATCGCCCATCAAATAGATTGGGTACAGGCTTATAGTTTCATGTTATTTACTCTCCTTTATGTTCCTTGTTTGTCAACTGTTGCCGTCCTCAAAAGTGAATCTAAAAGTTGGAAATTTGCAGTTATATCGGTGGCTTGGTCTGTTGGTTTAGCTTGGGTAACAAGTTTTATTTTCTATCAAAGTGCGAGGGCTTTAGGATTTTAA
- a CDS encoding energy-coupling factor ABC transporter ATP-binding protein, giving the protein MQEYLLEFEQVYYTYPGSERLQQPALNGLTMRIPYGKKCALIGQNGCGKTTLFLLANGLYKPNSGTISWCGKPLIYNRHYLSQIRQKVGLVFQDPEQQLVASTVEEDISYGLCNLGLPTVEIKQRVEQVLSEFQLTNLAETPVHHLSLGQKKRVSIADVMVLQPQLLILDEPTAYLDIKHTRNLMKTLKDIHQHGKTLLIATHDLDLVYRWADWVFVMDKGQLMLEGTPEDVFSQKTLLEELELGIPLIYEMLVNGLSPEEGIIIERVRQQILEDG; this is encoded by the coding sequence ATGCAGGAATATTTACTCGAATTTGAGCAAGTATATTACACCTATCCAGGTTCAGAAAGGCTACAGCAACCAGCTTTGAATGGTTTAACAATGAGGATTCCCTATGGGAAAAAATGTGCCTTAATTGGTCAAAATGGTTGTGGTAAAACCACCCTTTTCTTATTAGCCAATGGTTTATATAAACCTAATTCTGGTACTATTAGTTGGTGTGGAAAACCGTTAATTTATAATCGTCATTATTTAAGTCAAATTAGGCAAAAAGTCGGTTTAGTATTTCAAGATCCAGAACAACAATTAGTAGCTTCTACAGTTGAAGAAGATATTTCTTATGGTTTGTGTAATTTAGGTTTACCCACAGTAGAAATTAAACAGCGAGTAGAACAGGTATTAAGTGAATTTCAACTAACTAATTTAGCAGAAACACCAGTACATCATCTCAGTTTAGGACAGAAAAAACGAGTTTCTATTGCTGATGTTATGGTATTACAACCGCAACTTTTAATATTAGATGAACCAACGGCATATTTAGATATTAAACATACTCGTAATCTGATGAAAACTCTCAAGGACATTCATCAACATGGTAAGACTTTATTAATAGCAACCCACGATTTAGATTTAGTCTATCGCTGGGCAGATTGGGTTTTTGTCATGGATAAAGGACAATTGATGCTAGAAGGAACACCAGAAGATGTATTTAGCCAAAAGACACTTTTGGAGGAATTAGAATTGGGTATACCATTAATATATGAAATGTTAGTTAATGGTTTATCTCCTGAAGAAGGAATAATTATAGAACGAGTCCGACAACAAATATTAGAAGATGGTTGA
- the cbiQ gene encoding cobalt ECF transporter T component CbiQ encodes MSLQLDTLAYTNQLRKLPPEHKLIFAFTTLIISLCSHPLVQILMVLWMTVWIVIYARIPAGVYLRLLMFTIVFCLTSLPALIVNGVAITNLQIVQLDSWYGLTFGQLYIYVSRSGSIQAWGILTRAIASTSCLYFLMLTVPFTEILQTLRWLKFPALLTDLLLLMYRFIFILLKTANELLTAQNSRGGYRTWYTSMKSLVLLIGQLLQRTLQQYSQFSLGLQARGFAGELRFWHPRRYHSSPRYTIEAICGCVVLIGLEICRNAGIFTRI; translated from the coding sequence ATGAGTCTACAATTAGATACTTTAGCTTATACCAATCAACTGCGAAAATTACCACCAGAACATAAACTAATTTTTGCATTTACGACTCTGATTATTTCTCTTTGTAGTCATCCCTTAGTACAAATTTTAATGGTACTTTGGATGACTGTTTGGATAGTAATCTATGCAAGGATTCCGGCTGGTGTTTATTTGCGATTGTTAATGTTTACCATAGTTTTCTGTTTGACAAGTTTACCAGCATTAATAGTAAATGGAGTTGCAATTACTAATTTGCAAATCGTCCAATTAGATTCATGGTATGGACTGACTTTTGGGCAGTTATATATTTATGTTAGCCGTAGTGGTAGCATTCAAGCATGGGGAATTTTAACTAGAGCAATAGCTTCTACATCTTGTTTATATTTTCTCATGTTAACTGTACCTTTCACAGAAATATTACAAACTTTACGTTGGTTGAAATTTCCAGCACTTTTAACCGATTTATTATTACTAATGTATCGGTTTATTTTCATTTTGCTTAAAACAGCTAATGAATTATTAACAGCACAAAATTCTCGTGGTGGCTACCGCACTTGGTATACTAGCATGAAAAGTTTAGTATTATTAATCGGACAATTATTACAGCGAACCTTACAACAATATAGTCAGTTTTCCCTGGGATTACAAGCACGAGGTTTTGCTGGTGAATTACGATTTTGGCATCCCCGCCGCTATCATTCATCTCCACGATATACCATTGAAGCAATTTGTGGCTGTGTAGTATTAATAGGATTAGAAATTTGCCGAAATGCAGGAATATTTACTCGAATTTGA
- a CDS encoding energy-coupling factor ABC transporter substrate-binding protein — protein MNQSKTTLNNWFLILAVLALAVAPLIFVRGAEFSGADGEAEKAITEIQPEYKPWFKSFFEPASSEIESLLFASQAALGAGVVGYAIGVYKGRSQQQKREE, from the coding sequence ATGAATCAATCTAAAACAACCTTAAATAACTGGTTTTTAATATTAGCCGTTTTAGCTTTAGCCGTTGCACCTTTAATATTTGTCCGCGGAGCAGAATTTAGTGGTGCAGATGGTGAAGCAGAAAAAGCTATTACAGAAATCCAACCTGAATACAAACCTTGGTTTAAATCATTTTTTGAACCAGCTAGTAGTGAAATTGAAAGCTTATTATTCGCATCGCAAGCGGCTTTAGGTGCGGGAGTAGTTGGTTATGCAATTGGTGTATATAAAGGACGTTCCCAGCAACAAAAACGTGAAGAATGA
- a CDS encoding energy-coupling factor ABC transporter permease, with amino-acid sequence MISRKKPGLVSLILIAVISFYLVVNFPKPAYAMHIMEGFLPVQWAIFWWVVSLPFFVLGLRSLTRITQAKPELKLLLGLAGAFTFVLSALKIPSVTGSCSHPTGTGLGAVLFGPLTMTVLGSLVLLFQALLLAHGGLTTLGANTFSMAIAGPFAAYWIYNLTMGLSGKQRIAIFLAAALADLLTYIITSIQLALAFPAPVGGFIASLIKFAGIFAITQVPLAISEGLLTVLVWNWLQSYNPQELELLRLIKGKNQSHESI; translated from the coding sequence ATGATATCTAGAAAAAAACCGGGGTTAGTTAGTCTAATCCTCATAGCTGTTATTAGTTTTTACTTAGTAGTTAATTTTCCCAAACCTGCTTACGCAATGCACATTATGGAAGGTTTTTTACCTGTGCAATGGGCTATTTTTTGGTGGGTTGTGTCACTACCATTTTTTGTTTTAGGGTTGCGGAGTCTGACTCGCATTACCCAAGCTAAACCGGAATTGAAACTTTTGTTAGGTTTGGCTGGTGCTTTTACTTTTGTCCTGTCAGCGTTAAAAATTCCCTCTGTCACAGGTAGCTGTTCTCACCCCACAGGAACAGGTTTGGGTGCGGTGTTATTTGGACCTTTGACTATGACAGTTTTGGGTAGTTTGGTATTGTTATTTCAAGCTTTGTTATTGGCACATGGCGGTTTAACTACTTTGGGTGCAAATACTTTTTCAATGGCGATCGCTGGACCATTTGCCGCCTACTGGATCTATAATCTCACAATGGGGCTGAGTGGTAAACAAAGAATCGCCATATTTTTAGCCGCCGCATTGGCAGATTTACTTACTTACATTATCACTTCAATCCAACTTGCTTTGGCTTTTCCTGCACCTGTGGGTGGATTTATCGCTTCATTGATTAAGTTCGCGGGAATTTTTGCTATTACTCAAGTACCCTTAGCAATTAGTGAAGGATTATTGACTGTTTTGGTGTGGAACTGGCTGCAATCTTATAATCCTCAAGAATTGGAACTTTTACGATTAATCAAGGGTAAAAATCAAAGTCATGAATCAATCTAA